In a single window of the Daphnia carinata strain CSIRO-1 chromosome 4, CSIRO_AGI_Dcar_HiC_V3, whole genome shotgun sequence genome:
- the LOC130687374 gene encoding histone-lysine N-methyltransferase 2D-like, whose translation MRAQAMAQLIEPIVPLGRENRPGFPPIKSNERQRDSDSMFNQNRLALGLGRGAKIFQPTIAPCPDALLSATIKSKAVDRVVAPSKHIFKEPHVPSESAPTNAILTGNYPAQEKIPIRKRVSHAFKRGMESDPVVATVSSSSKRGRILHEGLPTISSRTTPSAATETQFEENSADARTRQKTKSIIAIKPQEIVKLGVKTRMPSENEELQQKIIQPKHFRHSKETVIKGPTSETDTDAENGLPMEVHASGPSQTFFPEREMTITIPSVAENSGVMIVEGRSLSPVAEKSPRSSDAEGSHVPPEVEERHRPPDPEESPRSPDVEESHRSPDVEESPHSPDVEESPHSPDVEESPNSPDVEESPNSPDVEESPNSPDVEVNQKTSVVEDGSKSLEDQPLQSFDKDGRLIGIDCGNSSG comes from the coding sequence ATGAGGGCTCAAGCGATGGCACAACTTATCGAACCCATCGTCCCGCTGGGTAGGGAGAACAGGCCCGGTTTTCCGCccatcaaatcaaatgaaagacAGCGAGATAGTGATTCAATGTTCAACCAAAATCGACTCGCGTTAGGCTTAGGGAGAGGAGCTAAAATTTTTCAGCCTACAATTGCGCCGTGCCCCGATGCCCTCTTGTCTGCAACAATCAAGTCCAAAGCTGTGGATAGGGTAGTTGCCCCATCAAAGcacatttttaaagaaccTCATGTTCCCAGCGAGTCTGCTCCTACGAACGCTATACTCACAGGCAACTATCCAGCTCAAGAGAAAATTCCTATCAGAAAAAGAGTCTCTCACGCCTTCAAAAGGGGGATGGAATCCGATCCTGTCGTCGCCACAGTTTCGTCATCTTCCAAACGAGGACGAATTCTACACGAAGGGCTACCAACAATTTCATCACGAACTACTCCATCGGCTGCCACCGAAACccaatttgaagaaaattctgCTGACGCAAGAACAAGGCAAAAGACCAAAAGTATCATAGCAATTAAGCCGCAAGAAATAGTGAAATTGGGTGTAAAAACTCGAATGCCATCGGAGAATGAGGAATTAcagcaaaaaataatacaacCAAAACATTTTAGGCACAGTAAAGAAACAGTAATAAAGGGACCTACTAGTGAAACTGACACCGACGCAGAAAACGGGCTACCGATGGAGGTACACGCGAGTGGGCCTAGTCAAACCTTTTTCCCAGAAAGGGAGATGACAATTACAATTCCAAGTGTTGCGGAAAACTCTGGAGTGATGATCGTAGAAGGAAGATCCCTGTCGCCTGTCGCTGAAAAAAGTCCTCGGTCATCTGACGCTGAAGGAAGTCATGTACCACCTGAAGTAGAAGAAAGGCACCGGCCGCCTGACCCAGAGGAAAGTCCTCGGTCGCCTGATGTAGAAGAAAGTCACCGCTCGCCTGATGTAGAAGAAAGTCCCCATTCACCTGATGTAGAAGAAAGTCCCCATTCACCTGATGTAGAAGAAAGTCCCAACTCGCCTGATGTAGAAGAAAGTCCCAACTCGCCTGATGTAGAAGAAAGTCCCAACTCGCCTGATGTAGAAGTAAACCAGAAAACAAGCGTTGTTGAAGATGGTTCCAAATCTCTAGAAGATCAGCCATTGCAATCGTTCGACAAAGATGGAAGATTGATTGGAATCGATTGTGGAAATTCCTCTGGCTAG